Proteins encoded in a region of the Syngnathus typhle isolate RoL2023-S1 ecotype Sweden linkage group LG20, RoL_Styp_1.0, whole genome shotgun sequence genome:
- the LOC133144100 gene encoding myocyte-specific enhancer factor 2D homolog isoform X1, producing MGRKKIQIQRITDERNKQVTFTKRKFGLMKKAYELSVLCDCEIALIIFNHANKLFQYASTDMDKVLLKYTEYNEPHESRTNADIIETLRKKGFNGCDSPEPDGEDSIDQSPLNDDKFRKTTEDLDVLFKRYGQQSTAPPQTFTMPVTVQASNPSPLQFSNPGNALVTTSYVTASSLADTHLLSPQQPAPPRNTVSPGLPQRPASAGALLGGDLNNSNGGCPSPVPNGYTSARASPGLLAVSNGNSLGKVAPAKSPPPPPASPQMVSGRKPDLRVITSQGGKSLMQMTEDELELVNENAQRLAVGAQVAQTLTTPVVSVATPSLLAQGLPFSAMPTAYNTEYQLTSADITALHALASPGGLLPTSMATWQQQQQPVVSQQPQQQTQQQQINLASLSNLVMWGVDKQSSELSSQVSSLAANLSLGSPSNLLLGRDEWLGRHRAPECITGLLKMASWPVAHIPQGAMLTVNTSSGVSIKSEPVSPGRDRSTPCPPPAPPPPPVPPPPSAGATLSAPPQYPGSLLCLEPPTGRSPADSVSSNASSFEGSDREDTGGGGGGANNNAADMAATGSVGPGRSDFSPSPEPEGGNIKRMRLDTWVT from the exons ATGGGAAGGAAAAAGATTCAGATCCAGCGGATCACCGATGAAAGAAACAAGCAG GTGACATTCACCAAACGCAAATTCGGCTTGATGAAGAAGGCGTACGAGCTGAGCGTGCTGTGCGACTGCGAGATCGCCCTGATCATCTTCAATCACGCCAACAAGCTCTTCCAGTACGCCAGCACCGACATGGACAAGGTTCTGCTCAAGTACACCGAGTACAACGAGCCCCACGAGAGCCGCACCAACGCCGACATCATCGAG acTTTGCGAAAGAAAGGCTTCAATGGTTGCGACAGTCCGGAACCTGACGGCGAAGACTCCATCGATCAGAGTCCCTTAAATGACGACAAATTTCGGAAGACCACAGAAGACCTGGATGTTCTCTTCAAGCGTTACGGC CAGCAGTCGACGGCTCCGCCGCAGACCTTCACCATGCCCGTCACCGTGCAGGCGTCCAATCCCAGCCCGCTGCAGTTCAGCAACCCTGGCAACGCGCTGGTAACTACCTCCTACGTGACGGCGTCGTCGCTCGCCGACACCCACCTCCTGTCGCCACAGCAACCGGCTCCTCCGAGGAACACAGTCTCCCCCGGGTTGCCGCAGCGACCGGCCAGCGCAG GTGCGCTCCTGGGTGGTGACCTGAATAATTCGAACGGAGGCTGTCCGAGTCCAGTCC CTAACGGCTACACCAGCGCCAGGGCCTCGCCGGGCCTCCTGGCCGTGTCCAACGGGAACAGCCTGGGAAAGGTAGCCCCGGCCAAGtcgcccccgccgccgcccgccAGCCCCCAGATGGTCAGCGGGCGCAAACCGGACCTCCGCGTCATCACCTCGCAGGGCGGGAAGAGCCTCATGCAGATG ACAGAGGATGAGCTGGAGTTGGTAAATGAG AACGCCCAGCGGCTGGCGGTCGGCGCCCAGGTGGCCCAGACCCTCACCACGCCCGTGGTGTCGGTGGCCACGCCCAGCCTCCTGGCGCAGGGCCTCCCCTTCTCCGCCATGCCCACGGCATACAACACAG AGTACCAGCTGACAAGCGCAGACATTACGGCGCTTCACGCCCTGGCGTCTCCCGGCGGCTTGCTGCCAACCAGCATGGCGacgtggcagcagcagcagcagcccgtcGTCTCGCAGCAACCGCAGCAGCAAACGCAACAGCAGCAAATCAATCTGGCGTCGCTCAGCAACTTGGT CATGTGGGGCGTGGACAAACAAAGCAGCGAGCTGTCTAGCCAGGTGTCCAGTCTGGCTGCCAATCTGAG TCTGGGCTCTCCGTCCAACCTGCTCTTGGGTAGAGATGAGTGGTTGGGCCG CCACAGGGCCCCTGAATGCATCACAGGCTTGTTGAAAATGGCttcttg GCCGGTGGCGCACATACCTCAAGGCGCCATGTTGACGGTCAACACCAGCAGCGGCGTCAGCATCAAGTCGGAGCCGGTGTCGCCGGGTCGGGACCGCAGCACCCCTTGCCCTCCGCCggcaccaccgccgccgccagtCCCGCCGCCTCCGTCCGCTGGAGCCACCCTGTCGGCACCACCTCAGTACCCGGGCTCACTGCTGTGCTTGGAGCCGCCCACGGGACGTTCTCCCGCAGACAGCGTGAGCAGCAACGCCAGCTCCTTCGAAGGCAGCGACCGCGAGGACacgggcggcggtggcggcggcgccaACAACAACGCCGCCGACATGGCCGCCACGGGGAGTGTCGGGCCGGGCCGCTCTGACTTCAGCCCCTCGCCGGAGCCAGAAGGTGGCAACATCAAGCGAATGAGACTGGACACCTGGGTCACATAA
- the LOC133144100 gene encoding myocyte-specific enhancer factor 2D homolog isoform X8 yields the protein MGRKKIQIQRITDERNKQVTFTKRKFGLMKKAYELSVLCDCEIALIIFNHANKLFQYASTDMDKVLLKYTEYNEPHESRTNADIIETLRKKGFNGCDSPEPDGEDSIDQSPLNDDKFRKTTEDLDVLFKRYGQQSTAPPQTFTMPVTVQASNPSPLQFSNPGNALVTTSYVTASSLADTHLLSPQQPAPPRNTVSPGLPQRPASAGALLGGDLNNSNGGCPSPVPNGYTSARASPGLLAVSNGNSLGKVAPAKSPPPPPASPQMVSGRKPDLRVITSQGGKSLMQMTEDELELVNENAQRLAVGAQVAQTLTTPVVSVATPSLLAQGLPFSAMPTAYNTEYQLTSADITALHALASPGGLLPTSMATWQQQQQPVVSQQPQQQTQQQQINLASLSNLVPVAHIPQGAMLTVNTSSGVSIKSEPVSPGRDRSTPCPPPAPPPPPVPPPPSAGATLSAPPQYPGSLLCLEPPTGRSPADSVSSNASSFEGSDREDTGGGGGGANNNAADMAATGSVGPGRSDFSPSPEPEGGNIKRMRLDTWVT from the exons ATGGGAAGGAAAAAGATTCAGATCCAGCGGATCACCGATGAAAGAAACAAGCAG GTGACATTCACCAAACGCAAATTCGGCTTGATGAAGAAGGCGTACGAGCTGAGCGTGCTGTGCGACTGCGAGATCGCCCTGATCATCTTCAATCACGCCAACAAGCTCTTCCAGTACGCCAGCACCGACATGGACAAGGTTCTGCTCAAGTACACCGAGTACAACGAGCCCCACGAGAGCCGCACCAACGCCGACATCATCGAG acTTTGCGAAAGAAAGGCTTCAATGGTTGCGACAGTCCGGAACCTGACGGCGAAGACTCCATCGATCAGAGTCCCTTAAATGACGACAAATTTCGGAAGACCACAGAAGACCTGGATGTTCTCTTCAAGCGTTACGGC CAGCAGTCGACGGCTCCGCCGCAGACCTTCACCATGCCCGTCACCGTGCAGGCGTCCAATCCCAGCCCGCTGCAGTTCAGCAACCCTGGCAACGCGCTGGTAACTACCTCCTACGTGACGGCGTCGTCGCTCGCCGACACCCACCTCCTGTCGCCACAGCAACCGGCTCCTCCGAGGAACACAGTCTCCCCCGGGTTGCCGCAGCGACCGGCCAGCGCAG GTGCGCTCCTGGGTGGTGACCTGAATAATTCGAACGGAGGCTGTCCGAGTCCAGTCC CTAACGGCTACACCAGCGCCAGGGCCTCGCCGGGCCTCCTGGCCGTGTCCAACGGGAACAGCCTGGGAAAGGTAGCCCCGGCCAAGtcgcccccgccgccgcccgccAGCCCCCAGATGGTCAGCGGGCGCAAACCGGACCTCCGCGTCATCACCTCGCAGGGCGGGAAGAGCCTCATGCAGATG ACAGAGGATGAGCTGGAGTTGGTAAATGAG AACGCCCAGCGGCTGGCGGTCGGCGCCCAGGTGGCCCAGACCCTCACCACGCCCGTGGTGTCGGTGGCCACGCCCAGCCTCCTGGCGCAGGGCCTCCCCTTCTCCGCCATGCCCACGGCATACAACACAG AGTACCAGCTGACAAGCGCAGACATTACGGCGCTTCACGCCCTGGCGTCTCCCGGCGGCTTGCTGCCAACCAGCATGGCGacgtggcagcagcagcagcagcccgtcGTCTCGCAGCAACCGCAGCAGCAAACGCAACAGCAGCAAATCAATCTGGCGTCGCTCAGCAACTTGGT GCCGGTGGCGCACATACCTCAAGGCGCCATGTTGACGGTCAACACCAGCAGCGGCGTCAGCATCAAGTCGGAGCCGGTGTCGCCGGGTCGGGACCGCAGCACCCCTTGCCCTCCGCCggcaccaccgccgccgccagtCCCGCCGCCTCCGTCCGCTGGAGCCACCCTGTCGGCACCACCTCAGTACCCGGGCTCACTGCTGTGCTTGGAGCCGCCCACGGGACGTTCTCCCGCAGACAGCGTGAGCAGCAACGCCAGCTCCTTCGAAGGCAGCGACCGCGAGGACacgggcggcggtggcggcggcgccaACAACAACGCCGCCGACATGGCCGCCACGGGGAGTGTCGGGCCGGGCCGCTCTGACTTCAGCCCCTCGCCGGAGCCAGAAGGTGGCAACATCAAGCGAATGAGACTGGACACCTGGGTCACATAA
- the LOC133144100 gene encoding myocyte-specific enhancer factor 2D homolog isoform X2 — protein MGRKKIQIQRITDERNKQVTFTKRKFGLMKKAYELSVLCDCEIALIIFNHANKLFQYASTDMDKVLLKYTEYNEPHESRTNADIIETLRKKGFNGCDSPEPDGEDSIDQSPLNDDKFRKTTEDLDVLFKRYGQSTAPPQTFTMPVTVQASNPSPLQFSNPGNALVTTSYVTASSLADTHLLSPQQPAPPRNTVSPGLPQRPASAGALLGGDLNNSNGGCPSPVPNGYTSARASPGLLAVSNGNSLGKVAPAKSPPPPPASPQMVSGRKPDLRVITSQGGKSLMQMTEDELELVNENAQRLAVGAQVAQTLTTPVVSVATPSLLAQGLPFSAMPTAYNTEYQLTSADITALHALASPGGLLPTSMATWQQQQQPVVSQQPQQQTQQQQINLASLSNLVMWGVDKQSSELSSQVSSLAANLSLGSPSNLLLGRDEWLGRHRAPECITGLLKMASWPVAHIPQGAMLTVNTSSGVSIKSEPVSPGRDRSTPCPPPAPPPPPVPPPPSAGATLSAPPQYPGSLLCLEPPTGRSPADSVSSNASSFEGSDREDTGGGGGGANNNAADMAATGSVGPGRSDFSPSPEPEGGNIKRMRLDTWVT, from the exons ATGGGAAGGAAAAAGATTCAGATCCAGCGGATCACCGATGAAAGAAACAAGCAG GTGACATTCACCAAACGCAAATTCGGCTTGATGAAGAAGGCGTACGAGCTGAGCGTGCTGTGCGACTGCGAGATCGCCCTGATCATCTTCAATCACGCCAACAAGCTCTTCCAGTACGCCAGCACCGACATGGACAAGGTTCTGCTCAAGTACACCGAGTACAACGAGCCCCACGAGAGCCGCACCAACGCCGACATCATCGAG acTTTGCGAAAGAAAGGCTTCAATGGTTGCGACAGTCCGGAACCTGACGGCGAAGACTCCATCGATCAGAGTCCCTTAAATGACGACAAATTTCGGAAGACCACAGAAGACCTGGATGTTCTCTTCAAGCGTTACGGC CAGTCGACGGCTCCGCCGCAGACCTTCACCATGCCCGTCACCGTGCAGGCGTCCAATCCCAGCCCGCTGCAGTTCAGCAACCCTGGCAACGCGCTGGTAACTACCTCCTACGTGACGGCGTCGTCGCTCGCCGACACCCACCTCCTGTCGCCACAGCAACCGGCTCCTCCGAGGAACACAGTCTCCCCCGGGTTGCCGCAGCGACCGGCCAGCGCAG GTGCGCTCCTGGGTGGTGACCTGAATAATTCGAACGGAGGCTGTCCGAGTCCAGTCC CTAACGGCTACACCAGCGCCAGGGCCTCGCCGGGCCTCCTGGCCGTGTCCAACGGGAACAGCCTGGGAAAGGTAGCCCCGGCCAAGtcgcccccgccgccgcccgccAGCCCCCAGATGGTCAGCGGGCGCAAACCGGACCTCCGCGTCATCACCTCGCAGGGCGGGAAGAGCCTCATGCAGATG ACAGAGGATGAGCTGGAGTTGGTAAATGAG AACGCCCAGCGGCTGGCGGTCGGCGCCCAGGTGGCCCAGACCCTCACCACGCCCGTGGTGTCGGTGGCCACGCCCAGCCTCCTGGCGCAGGGCCTCCCCTTCTCCGCCATGCCCACGGCATACAACACAG AGTACCAGCTGACAAGCGCAGACATTACGGCGCTTCACGCCCTGGCGTCTCCCGGCGGCTTGCTGCCAACCAGCATGGCGacgtggcagcagcagcagcagcccgtcGTCTCGCAGCAACCGCAGCAGCAAACGCAACAGCAGCAAATCAATCTGGCGTCGCTCAGCAACTTGGT CATGTGGGGCGTGGACAAACAAAGCAGCGAGCTGTCTAGCCAGGTGTCCAGTCTGGCTGCCAATCTGAG TCTGGGCTCTCCGTCCAACCTGCTCTTGGGTAGAGATGAGTGGTTGGGCCG CCACAGGGCCCCTGAATGCATCACAGGCTTGTTGAAAATGGCttcttg GCCGGTGGCGCACATACCTCAAGGCGCCATGTTGACGGTCAACACCAGCAGCGGCGTCAGCATCAAGTCGGAGCCGGTGTCGCCGGGTCGGGACCGCAGCACCCCTTGCCCTCCGCCggcaccaccgccgccgccagtCCCGCCGCCTCCGTCCGCTGGAGCCACCCTGTCGGCACCACCTCAGTACCCGGGCTCACTGCTGTGCTTGGAGCCGCCCACGGGACGTTCTCCCGCAGACAGCGTGAGCAGCAACGCCAGCTCCTTCGAAGGCAGCGACCGCGAGGACacgggcggcggtggcggcggcgccaACAACAACGCCGCCGACATGGCCGCCACGGGGAGTGTCGGGCCGGGCCGCTCTGACTTCAGCCCCTCGCCGGAGCCAGAAGGTGGCAACATCAAGCGAATGAGACTGGACACCTGGGTCACATAA
- the LOC133144100 gene encoding myocyte-specific enhancer factor 2D homolog isoform X3: protein MGRKKIQIQRITDERNKQVTFTKRKFGLMKKAYELSVLCDCEIALIIFNHANKLFQYASTDMDKVLLKYTEYNEPHESRTNADIIETLRKKGFNGCDSPEPDGEDSIDQSPLNDDKFRKTTEDLDVLFKRYGQQSTAPPQTFTMPVTVQASNPSPLQFSNPGNALVTTSYVTASSLADTHLLSPQQPAPPRNTVSPGLPQRPASAGALLGGDLNNSNGGCPSPVPNGYTSARASPGLLAVSNGNSLGKVAPAKSPPPPPASPQMVSGRKPDLRVITSQGGKSLMQMNAQRLAVGAQVAQTLTTPVVSVATPSLLAQGLPFSAMPTAYNTEYQLTSADITALHALASPGGLLPTSMATWQQQQQPVVSQQPQQQTQQQQINLASLSNLVMWGVDKQSSELSSQVSSLAANLSLGSPSNLLLGRDEWLGRHRAPECITGLLKMASWPVAHIPQGAMLTVNTSSGVSIKSEPVSPGRDRSTPCPPPAPPPPPVPPPPSAGATLSAPPQYPGSLLCLEPPTGRSPADSVSSNASSFEGSDREDTGGGGGGANNNAADMAATGSVGPGRSDFSPSPEPEGGNIKRMRLDTWVT from the exons ATGGGAAGGAAAAAGATTCAGATCCAGCGGATCACCGATGAAAGAAACAAGCAG GTGACATTCACCAAACGCAAATTCGGCTTGATGAAGAAGGCGTACGAGCTGAGCGTGCTGTGCGACTGCGAGATCGCCCTGATCATCTTCAATCACGCCAACAAGCTCTTCCAGTACGCCAGCACCGACATGGACAAGGTTCTGCTCAAGTACACCGAGTACAACGAGCCCCACGAGAGCCGCACCAACGCCGACATCATCGAG acTTTGCGAAAGAAAGGCTTCAATGGTTGCGACAGTCCGGAACCTGACGGCGAAGACTCCATCGATCAGAGTCCCTTAAATGACGACAAATTTCGGAAGACCACAGAAGACCTGGATGTTCTCTTCAAGCGTTACGGC CAGCAGTCGACGGCTCCGCCGCAGACCTTCACCATGCCCGTCACCGTGCAGGCGTCCAATCCCAGCCCGCTGCAGTTCAGCAACCCTGGCAACGCGCTGGTAACTACCTCCTACGTGACGGCGTCGTCGCTCGCCGACACCCACCTCCTGTCGCCACAGCAACCGGCTCCTCCGAGGAACACAGTCTCCCCCGGGTTGCCGCAGCGACCGGCCAGCGCAG GTGCGCTCCTGGGTGGTGACCTGAATAATTCGAACGGAGGCTGTCCGAGTCCAGTCC CTAACGGCTACACCAGCGCCAGGGCCTCGCCGGGCCTCCTGGCCGTGTCCAACGGGAACAGCCTGGGAAAGGTAGCCCCGGCCAAGtcgcccccgccgccgcccgccAGCCCCCAGATGGTCAGCGGGCGCAAACCGGACCTCCGCGTCATCACCTCGCAGGGCGGGAAGAGCCTCATGCAGATG AACGCCCAGCGGCTGGCGGTCGGCGCCCAGGTGGCCCAGACCCTCACCACGCCCGTGGTGTCGGTGGCCACGCCCAGCCTCCTGGCGCAGGGCCTCCCCTTCTCCGCCATGCCCACGGCATACAACACAG AGTACCAGCTGACAAGCGCAGACATTACGGCGCTTCACGCCCTGGCGTCTCCCGGCGGCTTGCTGCCAACCAGCATGGCGacgtggcagcagcagcagcagcccgtcGTCTCGCAGCAACCGCAGCAGCAAACGCAACAGCAGCAAATCAATCTGGCGTCGCTCAGCAACTTGGT CATGTGGGGCGTGGACAAACAAAGCAGCGAGCTGTCTAGCCAGGTGTCCAGTCTGGCTGCCAATCTGAG TCTGGGCTCTCCGTCCAACCTGCTCTTGGGTAGAGATGAGTGGTTGGGCCG CCACAGGGCCCCTGAATGCATCACAGGCTTGTTGAAAATGGCttcttg GCCGGTGGCGCACATACCTCAAGGCGCCATGTTGACGGTCAACACCAGCAGCGGCGTCAGCATCAAGTCGGAGCCGGTGTCGCCGGGTCGGGACCGCAGCACCCCTTGCCCTCCGCCggcaccaccgccgccgccagtCCCGCCGCCTCCGTCCGCTGGAGCCACCCTGTCGGCACCACCTCAGTACCCGGGCTCACTGCTGTGCTTGGAGCCGCCCACGGGACGTTCTCCCGCAGACAGCGTGAGCAGCAACGCCAGCTCCTTCGAAGGCAGCGACCGCGAGGACacgggcggcggtggcggcggcgccaACAACAACGCCGCCGACATGGCCGCCACGGGGAGTGTCGGGCCGGGCCGCTCTGACTTCAGCCCCTCGCCGGAGCCAGAAGGTGGCAACATCAAGCGAATGAGACTGGACACCTGGGTCACATAA
- the LOC133144100 gene encoding myocyte-specific enhancer factor 2D homolog isoform X7, which produces MGRKKIQIQRITDERNKQVTFTKRKFGLMKKAYELSVLCDCEIALIIFNHANKLFQYASTDMDKVLLKYTEYNEPHESRTNADIIETLRKKGFNGCDSPEPDGEDSIDQSPLNDDKFRKTTEDLDVLFKRYGQQSTAPPQTFTMPVTVQASNPSPLQFSNPGNALVTTSYVTASSLADTHLLSPQQPAPPRNTVSPGLPQRPASAGALLGGDLNNSNGGCPSPVPNGYTSARASPGLLAVSNGNSLGKVAPAKSPPPPPASPQMVSGRKPDLRVITSQGGKSLMQMTEDELELVNENAQRLAVGAQVAQTLTTPVVSVATPSLLAQGLPFSAMPTAYNTEYQLTSADITALHALASPGGLLPTSMATWQQQQQPVVSQQPQQQTQQQQINLASLSNLVMWGVDKQSSELSSQVSSLAANLRPVAHIPQGAMLTVNTSSGVSIKSEPVSPGRDRSTPCPPPAPPPPPVPPPPSAGATLSAPPQYPGSLLCLEPPTGRSPADSVSSNASSFEGSDREDTGGGGGGANNNAADMAATGSVGPGRSDFSPSPEPEGGNIKRMRLDTWVT; this is translated from the exons ATGGGAAGGAAAAAGATTCAGATCCAGCGGATCACCGATGAAAGAAACAAGCAG GTGACATTCACCAAACGCAAATTCGGCTTGATGAAGAAGGCGTACGAGCTGAGCGTGCTGTGCGACTGCGAGATCGCCCTGATCATCTTCAATCACGCCAACAAGCTCTTCCAGTACGCCAGCACCGACATGGACAAGGTTCTGCTCAAGTACACCGAGTACAACGAGCCCCACGAGAGCCGCACCAACGCCGACATCATCGAG acTTTGCGAAAGAAAGGCTTCAATGGTTGCGACAGTCCGGAACCTGACGGCGAAGACTCCATCGATCAGAGTCCCTTAAATGACGACAAATTTCGGAAGACCACAGAAGACCTGGATGTTCTCTTCAAGCGTTACGGC CAGCAGTCGACGGCTCCGCCGCAGACCTTCACCATGCCCGTCACCGTGCAGGCGTCCAATCCCAGCCCGCTGCAGTTCAGCAACCCTGGCAACGCGCTGGTAACTACCTCCTACGTGACGGCGTCGTCGCTCGCCGACACCCACCTCCTGTCGCCACAGCAACCGGCTCCTCCGAGGAACACAGTCTCCCCCGGGTTGCCGCAGCGACCGGCCAGCGCAG GTGCGCTCCTGGGTGGTGACCTGAATAATTCGAACGGAGGCTGTCCGAGTCCAGTCC CTAACGGCTACACCAGCGCCAGGGCCTCGCCGGGCCTCCTGGCCGTGTCCAACGGGAACAGCCTGGGAAAGGTAGCCCCGGCCAAGtcgcccccgccgccgcccgccAGCCCCCAGATGGTCAGCGGGCGCAAACCGGACCTCCGCGTCATCACCTCGCAGGGCGGGAAGAGCCTCATGCAGATG ACAGAGGATGAGCTGGAGTTGGTAAATGAG AACGCCCAGCGGCTGGCGGTCGGCGCCCAGGTGGCCCAGACCCTCACCACGCCCGTGGTGTCGGTGGCCACGCCCAGCCTCCTGGCGCAGGGCCTCCCCTTCTCCGCCATGCCCACGGCATACAACACAG AGTACCAGCTGACAAGCGCAGACATTACGGCGCTTCACGCCCTGGCGTCTCCCGGCGGCTTGCTGCCAACCAGCATGGCGacgtggcagcagcagcagcagcccgtcGTCTCGCAGCAACCGCAGCAGCAAACGCAACAGCAGCAAATCAATCTGGCGTCGCTCAGCAACTTGGT CATGTGGGGCGTGGACAAACAAAGCAGCGAGCTGTCTAGCCAGGTGTCCAGTCTGGCTGCCAATCTGAG GCCGGTGGCGCACATACCTCAAGGCGCCATGTTGACGGTCAACACCAGCAGCGGCGTCAGCATCAAGTCGGAGCCGGTGTCGCCGGGTCGGGACCGCAGCACCCCTTGCCCTCCGCCggcaccaccgccgccgccagtCCCGCCGCCTCCGTCCGCTGGAGCCACCCTGTCGGCACCACCTCAGTACCCGGGCTCACTGCTGTGCTTGGAGCCGCCCACGGGACGTTCTCCCGCAGACAGCGTGAGCAGCAACGCCAGCTCCTTCGAAGGCAGCGACCGCGAGGACacgggcggcggtggcggcggcgccaACAACAACGCCGCCGACATGGCCGCCACGGGGAGTGTCGGGCCGGGCCGCTCTGACTTCAGCCCCTCGCCGGAGCCAGAAGGTGGCAACATCAAGCGAATGAGACTGGACACCTGGGTCACATAA
- the LOC133144100 gene encoding myocyte-specific enhancer factor 2D homolog isoform X4: MGRKKIQIQRITDERNKQVTFTKRKFGLMKKAYELSVLCDCEIALIIFNHANKLFQYASTDMDKVLLKYTEYNEPHESRTNADIIETLRKKGFNGCDSPEPDGEDSIDQSPLNDDKFRKTTEDLDVLFKRYGQQSTAPPQTFTMPVTVQASNPSPLQFSNPGNALVTTSYVTASSLADTHLLSPQQPAPPRNTVSPGLPQRPASAGALLGGDLNNSNGGCPSPVPNGYTSARASPGLLAVSNGNSLGKVAPAKSPPPPPASPQMVSGRKPDLRVITSQGGKSLMQMTEDELELVNENAQRLAVGAQVAQTLTTPVVSVATPSLLAQGLPFSAMPTAYNTEYQLTSADITALHALASPGGLLPTSMATWQQQQQPVVSQQPQQQTQQQQINLASLSNLVMWGVDKQSSELSSQVSSLAANLSLGSPSNLLLGRDEWLGRPVAHIPQGAMLTVNTSSGVSIKSEPVSPGRDRSTPCPPPAPPPPPVPPPPSAGATLSAPPQYPGSLLCLEPPTGRSPADSVSSNASSFEGSDREDTGGGGGGANNNAADMAATGSVGPGRSDFSPSPEPEGGNIKRMRLDTWVT, from the exons ATGGGAAGGAAAAAGATTCAGATCCAGCGGATCACCGATGAAAGAAACAAGCAG GTGACATTCACCAAACGCAAATTCGGCTTGATGAAGAAGGCGTACGAGCTGAGCGTGCTGTGCGACTGCGAGATCGCCCTGATCATCTTCAATCACGCCAACAAGCTCTTCCAGTACGCCAGCACCGACATGGACAAGGTTCTGCTCAAGTACACCGAGTACAACGAGCCCCACGAGAGCCGCACCAACGCCGACATCATCGAG acTTTGCGAAAGAAAGGCTTCAATGGTTGCGACAGTCCGGAACCTGACGGCGAAGACTCCATCGATCAGAGTCCCTTAAATGACGACAAATTTCGGAAGACCACAGAAGACCTGGATGTTCTCTTCAAGCGTTACGGC CAGCAGTCGACGGCTCCGCCGCAGACCTTCACCATGCCCGTCACCGTGCAGGCGTCCAATCCCAGCCCGCTGCAGTTCAGCAACCCTGGCAACGCGCTGGTAACTACCTCCTACGTGACGGCGTCGTCGCTCGCCGACACCCACCTCCTGTCGCCACAGCAACCGGCTCCTCCGAGGAACACAGTCTCCCCCGGGTTGCCGCAGCGACCGGCCAGCGCAG GTGCGCTCCTGGGTGGTGACCTGAATAATTCGAACGGAGGCTGTCCGAGTCCAGTCC CTAACGGCTACACCAGCGCCAGGGCCTCGCCGGGCCTCCTGGCCGTGTCCAACGGGAACAGCCTGGGAAAGGTAGCCCCGGCCAAGtcgcccccgccgccgcccgccAGCCCCCAGATGGTCAGCGGGCGCAAACCGGACCTCCGCGTCATCACCTCGCAGGGCGGGAAGAGCCTCATGCAGATG ACAGAGGATGAGCTGGAGTTGGTAAATGAG AACGCCCAGCGGCTGGCGGTCGGCGCCCAGGTGGCCCAGACCCTCACCACGCCCGTGGTGTCGGTGGCCACGCCCAGCCTCCTGGCGCAGGGCCTCCCCTTCTCCGCCATGCCCACGGCATACAACACAG AGTACCAGCTGACAAGCGCAGACATTACGGCGCTTCACGCCCTGGCGTCTCCCGGCGGCTTGCTGCCAACCAGCATGGCGacgtggcagcagcagcagcagcccgtcGTCTCGCAGCAACCGCAGCAGCAAACGCAACAGCAGCAAATCAATCTGGCGTCGCTCAGCAACTTGGT CATGTGGGGCGTGGACAAACAAAGCAGCGAGCTGTCTAGCCAGGTGTCCAGTCTGGCTGCCAATCTGAG TCTGGGCTCTCCGTCCAACCTGCTCTTGGGTAGAGATGAGTGGTTGGGCCG GCCGGTGGCGCACATACCTCAAGGCGCCATGTTGACGGTCAACACCAGCAGCGGCGTCAGCATCAAGTCGGAGCCGGTGTCGCCGGGTCGGGACCGCAGCACCCCTTGCCCTCCGCCggcaccaccgccgccgccagtCCCGCCGCCTCCGTCCGCTGGAGCCACCCTGTCGGCACCACCTCAGTACCCGGGCTCACTGCTGTGCTTGGAGCCGCCCACGGGACGTTCTCCCGCAGACAGCGTGAGCAGCAACGCCAGCTCCTTCGAAGGCAGCGACCGCGAGGACacgggcggcggtggcggcggcgccaACAACAACGCCGCCGACATGGCCGCCACGGGGAGTGTCGGGCCGGGCCGCTCTGACTTCAGCCCCTCGCCGGAGCCAGAAGGTGGCAACATCAAGCGAATGAGACTGGACACCTGGGTCACATAA